The genomic stretch AAAAAATGAGGGGAAGCCGCTTGACAATCAACTCTCCCCCCCCGTGCAAGGGGGAGCCGAAGGAGATAATTGGAAAACTAAAAAGATAAAAAGCGCCGTCTCGTGCAGCTGGGATCTAAAATTGACAAAGCTATTCCTGCCCGTTCAATTTATTAAATAAAATGGCCAAGTTCGTGTATATTGTCGTATTTTGTACGGCAATATGAGCAGGCACTTTAATCCGGGCCGGGGTAAAATTCCAAATAGCTTTAATTCCCCAGGCAACCATTAAATCGGCCACGTTCTGGGCACATTCAGCCGGAACGGTAATAATACCTATCGCCACGTTACATTCTCCCGGCATTCCCCGGAACTGGTCCACGTGAAAAATCTCGACATCATTAATCTTTGTCCCTATTTTAGACTTGTCCACGTCGAAAGCCTTCTGTATATTCAATCCGAAATTTCTCAATCCCTTATCCTGCAACAAGGCACATCCCAACGAACCTGCCCCAACTAGAAAAGCGTTATTAATCTTGTTGAAACCAAGAAAGTCATCCAGTATCTCCACGAAATTATCCACTTCGTAACCAACACGAGTTTTACCGGAGATACCGGTATGCGACAGATCTTTCGTCACTTGCGTGGCGTCTATTTCCATGTATTCGGCAATTCTTGTTGACGAGACGTACTTCTCTCCCTGCTTTTGCAATGTTTTCACGAAAGAAAGATAAGCGGGCATACGCCTCAAAACCGGAACTGGAACAACTTTACTATCATTAGCCATATAACGTTCTATAATTTCTGCAAAGTTATATCTTTTCGGTGAAATCCGACACAAAGAATTTGCATTATTTCTTTTCTGTCGTTTCCGGGCGAACAACACCTTTGGTCGACGCAATCATATTACTTTCCCCGTTAAACACCGCCCCGGCCTCAACAACCATAGTTGCAGTGGAGATCGTTCCCTTCACGTTTGATTTTGCCCTTAACACGACAATACCGGTTGAAACTATATCCCCCTCCACGCTCCCGAACACATCAATATTCGGAGAATTGACTTTTCCCGTAACATGAGAAGAAGGTCCGAGGATCAAACGACCGTCAGCATTAACAGTCCCGACAAGCGTGCCGTCAATCCGTATATCCCTTGGCGTTTGAATATTCCCCTCGACGATGACACCTTCACTCAAAAGATTCAAGATTGCCTGTACTTCCTTTCCCATATCTCTATTTCATTTTTATTTTCCCAAATGCAACACATACGTGACTTTGATAATTAGTACGTTTTTATCATGACATACTAATTCCGGGTTTAAAGTTAGTGAAATTTCGTCAAATACATACATCATCTCCACCAGCACACACTCTCCCTTCACTTCACGCCTCACACTCGTCAAATGAAATGCACGAAAAAAAAACACACCGTACAGCCTACATTTCTCGAATTCATTCCATATTTGTACGAAATTAATGCTATACACTTTTTATGCATTATTAATATTTTCATCCTCAAACACACGCTTTTTTCACTGAAAAGAAATATCAAAGCCCGAACTTACACCCACCGTATATTTTTACTATTTTTGCCCGCTCAACAGAATGAACCAGTTTATTTAAAAGAATATACATGAACTACAAGGAAACATTAGAATGGTTATTTGCCCAGCTTCCCATGTACCAAAGAGAAGGTAAGGCCGCATACAAAGCCAATCTGGACAACACGTTAAAACTGGATGAACACTTCGGTTCTCCGCACAAACAATTCAAGACCATCCACGTGGGAGGTACAAACGGTAAGGGTTCAGTGTCTCACATGCTGGCCTCCATATTACAAGAAGCCGGATATAAAACCGGGCTATACACGTCACCGCATTTGAAAGATTTCCGTGAACGCATCAAAATAAACGGGGAGATGATCACAGAACAATACGTGATCAATTTCGTGGAAGAGAATAAATCACTTTTCGCCGGGATCAAACCGTCCTTCTTCGAAATGACAGTAGCGATGGCCTTCCAATATTTTGCGGATCAACAAGTTGATATTGCTGTTATCGAAGTCGGACTTGGGGGGCGACTGGACTCCACGAATATCATTACCCCTCTGGCCTCGGTGATCACGAATATTTCATTCGATCATATGGCCCTTCTCGGTGACACGCTAGAAAAAATCGCACACGAGAAAGCGGGGATTATCAAACCCGGTATTCCCGCAATCATCGGGACGAAAGACCCCGCCAGTGACTTTGTCTTTATTGAAAAAGCAAAAGAGTGTGAAACCACCCTTGAATTTGCATCCGAAAACTGGCAAGTAACACGAGATAATAAAAACACCTACCGGCTGGAAAACAAAAACGGGATCACGTTTGCCCCCGTGCAAGCGGACCTGAAAGGACTTTATCAACGAAAAAATATCCCGGCCGTTCTGGAAACGGTTCTAAGCCTAAGAAACAATGGCTTGCACATCTCCGATCAAAACATATACAACGGCATAGCCAACACAATTCGCAACACGGGATTGCTTGGACGTTGGCAAGAATTATCACAAACCCCCTATACGGTATGCGACACCGGACACAACATCGATGGACTAACCGAGATTGTCGCCCAATTAAAAACCTGCACGTACGAACAACTTCATTTCGTGATCGGGATGGTAAACGACAAGGACGTGGATAGCGTGTTGCGCATCCTGCCCAAAGACGCTATTTATTACTTCTGCAAAGCATCCATACCCAGGGCTATGGATGAGAAAACTTTAGCCGAGAAAGCCCGAGTAAATCATCTTCACGGGAAAACCTTCCCGACAGTTGCAGCAGCCTATCAAGCCGCCCGTGAAGCCGCCAGCAACCGGGATATGATATACATCGGGGGAAGTACTTTTGTTGTTGCGGAAGTGATTTAAAAAAGTTTATAAACCTTATGGACTTTACAAACCTTATAAACTAAAAGAGTGTCAAAAATAAATTTTGACACTCTTTTTACTACACGAAAAATCAAACTATAAACTTTGTCTTATTCCTCTTTAGGAGTTTCTTTTTGCGCTTTAAATACCGCAATCACGTTATTACTATCTTTCAGCGTCAACTTATCATTCTTTATGATAAAACTCTTCGTATCTTCCAGAACCTTGAAAAAACTTGTTTCAATATCCATATCAGGACAAGCCATCTTAGTCGCACCCATCCCGCTAAAAGTCAATTGCGACTCGTTTTGTTCGTAAACACCAAAAAAGCGATTACATCCCGCCCTTCCAAATATTTTCTTATCACTGCTTTCAAGCGTGATGAATACCTCGCTCCCACCTTCCTTGAACTTAATCTCTTTCCCGTTCAAACTCTCCGCAACCCATTTCACCCCAGTCAGAGAAACGCTCTCCTTTGCCGACTTGCACGAAGTCATCCATATTGCTAATACACAACAAAAAAATATTCCTTTCATAATTCAACCACCATTTTGGATAATTAGTACTCATTAGTTTTCTCATTTTTTCTACAAATACCATGCCAAAAGGGAATTTCATCAATAAACCTCACCTCATTCAAACATTCATTTATTTGAGAAATCGAGCAGTAAAAAAAAACATCTAAAGGGATGAATTAACTTTTGAATTACTGAATAAATTCAATAATTGATTATATATTTGCACGTATTTTTAAAATAAACAATTACAGGGTGAATTAGAAATAATTATCTACATATCAAAAACATAATAAAACAATGTCCAAGGTTATAAAACTGAAAAAAGGCCTTGATATCAAGTTAAAAGGAGAAGCCGAAAATCTGGTGAAAAACATCGAGAGATGTGATTTCTATGCGGTAAAACCAACAGATTTCCGTCTACTTACTCCCAAACTTGTAGTAAAGGCAGGCGATCAAGTGAAAGCGGGTGACGTGTTGTTTATCGACAAGTACAGACCTGAAGTCAAATTCACATCACCTGTTAGCGGTACAGTCGAAACCGTAAACAGAGGAGAAAGAAG from Butyricimonas virosa encodes the following:
- a CDS encoding redox-sensing transcriptional repressor Rex, with protein sequence MANDSKVVPVPVLRRMPAYLSFVKTLQKQGEKYVSSTRIAEYMEIDATQVTKDLSHTGISGKTRVGYEVDNFVEILDDFLGFNKINNAFLVGAGSLGCALLQDKGLRNFGLNIQKAFDVDKSKIGTKINDVEIFHVDQFRGMPGECNVAIGIITVPAECAQNVADLMVAWGIKAIWNFTPARIKVPAHIAVQNTTIYTNLAILFNKLNGQE
- a CDS encoding polymer-forming cytoskeletal protein; the protein is MGKEVQAILNLLSEGVIVEGNIQTPRDIRIDGTLVGTVNADGRLILGPSSHVTGKVNSPNIDVFGSVEGDIVSTGIVVLRAKSNVKGTISTATMVVEAGAVFNGESNMIASTKGVVRPETTEKK
- a CDS encoding bifunctional folylpolyglutamate synthase/dihydrofolate synthase, with amino-acid sequence MNYKETLEWLFAQLPMYQREGKAAYKANLDNTLKLDEHFGSPHKQFKTIHVGGTNGKGSVSHMLASILQEAGYKTGLYTSPHLKDFRERIKINGEMITEQYVINFVEENKSLFAGIKPSFFEMTVAMAFQYFADQQVDIAVIEVGLGGRLDSTNIITPLASVITNISFDHMALLGDTLEKIAHEKAGIIKPGIPAIIGTKDPASDFVFIEKAKECETTLEFASENWQVTRDNKNTYRLENKNGITFAPVQADLKGLYQRKNIPAVLETVLSLRNNGLHISDQNIYNGIANTIRNTGLLGRWQELSQTPYTVCDTGHNIDGLTEIVAQLKTCTYEQLHFVIGMVNDKDVDSVLRILPKDAIYYFCKASIPRAMDEKTLAEKARVNHLHGKTFPTVAAAYQAAREAASNRDMIYIGGSTFVVAEVI
- a CDS encoding META domain-containing protein, whose product is MKGIFFCCVLAIWMTSCKSAKESVSLTGVKWVAESLNGKEIKFKEGGSEVFITLESSDKKIFGRAGCNRFFGVYEQNESQLTFSGMGATKMACPDMDIETSFFKVLEDTKSFIIKNDKLTLKDSNNVIAVFKAQKETPKEE